A part of Halodesulfovibrio marinisediminis DSM 17456 genomic DNA contains:
- a CDS encoding efflux transporter outer membrane subunit: MPKYTFPALLLSIFLCSACAPFAPTHSLQPNIPLDKPYSIQVEGQESDTLWWKNFNSAELNALIEKALSDNFTINVAYARLKQASANLKRAGADQYPTLDLTGGAKAGRTGSKAGTGKPSKYDDTQQYQLGAAAAYELDLWGRIKAQRSASEQQFYATQADLDAAAVTVAASVAETWVDLLRVRQEIAILNEQIENNKKRLEFQELRFINGIAESVDVLQQRQILASSQSELPLLIAKEQVLLNALSVLIGSTPLERPTIIQKELPELIALPTTGLPSDLLINRPDVRSSGFKLFSAEWSVAEARANRLPQFTLNANAAFQSSVAAVLFNNWVATLAGNVMQPLLDGGLRASEVERTRAVVEERTAQYSDTVSKAIQEVEDALVNEEQQQEYLRLISAQKDATAKTLEDAQLRYLQGQSGYLPLLQEVLNVQSLERQMILQQAELIKLRITLYRALGGGWTYSLAQVHDATPDDKNGGI, from the coding sequence ATGCCCAAATATACATTTCCAGCACTACTTCTAAGCATTTTTCTTTGCTCTGCATGTGCTCCTTTTGCACCGACGCACTCCTTACAACCCAACATCCCGCTTGATAAACCGTACTCTATTCAAGTGGAAGGGCAGGAGTCGGACACACTATGGTGGAAAAATTTTAACAGCGCTGAGCTTAACGCCCTTATCGAAAAAGCACTCTCCGACAACTTTACCATTAATGTTGCTTACGCCCGTCTTAAACAAGCGAGTGCCAACTTGAAACGCGCAGGTGCTGACCAGTACCCGACGTTAGACCTCACGGGTGGAGCCAAAGCCGGACGAACAGGATCAAAAGCAGGTACCGGAAAGCCAAGTAAATATGATGACACCCAGCAATACCAACTTGGTGCAGCCGCTGCTTACGAGCTCGACTTATGGGGACGCATTAAAGCACAACGCAGTGCAAGCGAACAACAATTTTACGCAACGCAAGCTGATCTCGACGCTGCTGCCGTTACCGTTGCGGCATCTGTTGCGGAAACATGGGTTGATTTACTCAGAGTTCGCCAAGAAATTGCTATCTTAAATGAACAGATTGAAAACAACAAAAAGCGACTTGAATTTCAAGAACTGCGCTTTATAAATGGTATTGCAGAGTCTGTAGATGTACTGCAGCAACGACAAATTTTAGCATCCAGTCAATCAGAACTCCCTTTACTGATTGCCAAAGAACAAGTGCTGCTTAACGCTCTTTCCGTCCTTATCGGAAGTACTCCGTTGGAACGCCCGACCATTATTCAAAAAGAATTGCCTGAACTGATTGCCCTTCCGACAACAGGATTACCTTCTGATCTGCTGATAAACAGACCGGACGTCCGCTCTTCCGGCTTCAAGCTCTTCTCAGCTGAATGGAGCGTTGCAGAAGCACGGGCAAACAGACTGCCGCAATTCACGCTCAACGCGAATGCAGCCTTCCAGAGCAGTGTTGCAGCCGTACTGTTCAACAACTGGGTAGCGACCCTTGCCGGTAACGTTATGCAGCCACTTCTTGATGGTGGATTACGAGCCTCGGAAGTAGAACGCACACGTGCCGTTGTTGAAGAACGTACTGCACAATATAGTGACACCGTGTCCAAAGCCATTCAAGAAGTTGAAGATGCGCTGGTCAATGAAGAACAGCAACAAGAATATTTACGGCTAATTTCCGCACAGAAGGACGCCACAGCAAAAACCCTTGAAGATGCTCAATTGCGCTATCTCCAAGGACAAAGCGGTTACTTGCCGCTGCTTCAGGAAGTCTTAAACGTCCAGAGCCTAGAACGACAAATGATTCTACAACAAGCAGAGCTTATTAAGCTCCGTATTACTTTATACCGTGCCCTCGGTGGAGGCTGGACATACAGCCTGGCACAAGTGCACGATGCTACGCCTGACGATAAAAATGGGGGGATCTAA
- a CDS encoding glycosyltransferase family 9 protein yields the protein MTDSTLSLDSKKVKKILVCQLRQIGDVMLSTPVAELLAKKFPDAEIHYFTEKKCVPVLQNNPYISKIWALDKKELSNIIKEFAFYRKVARQGYDLMIGLQHLPRVRWVSYLTDAPVKLSYRSSWINDIGYTHLTKSKSGYASESKAAILAPLGIEWNCTPPKLFLTEQERDAMSARLKEWGVTDEHRIITIDATHHDIGRKYPAENYAKVISLLAEKHKELRFVLLAGPGEEGIFDEVLSACETPEAVIVPSPSLQLREVAACQERSILHFGNCSAPRHMAVAVGTPTFVPLGSSSDSWRFPSDEHVTIKSDIECCPCDSTSCAIGYKCLTELDPEYVATKILEHINCVSV from the coding sequence GTGACTGATAGCACCCTTTCTCTTGATTCCAAAAAAGTAAAAAAAATTCTTGTTTGTCAGCTTAGACAAATTGGCGATGTTATGCTTTCTACGCCTGTTGCTGAGTTGCTTGCCAAGAAGTTTCCTGATGCGGAGATTCACTACTTTACAGAAAAAAAATGTGTTCCTGTGCTTCAGAATAACCCGTATATTTCAAAAATATGGGCGTTGGATAAAAAAGAATTATCCAACATTATTAAAGAATTTGCGTTTTACAGAAAGGTTGCGCGGCAGGGGTATGATTTGATGATTGGTTTGCAGCATCTTCCTCGAGTCCGCTGGGTATCTTATCTTACAGATGCGCCTGTTAAGCTGAGTTATCGTTCTTCATGGATTAACGATATCGGCTATACCCACCTTACCAAAAGCAAGAGCGGGTATGCTTCAGAGTCTAAGGCTGCAATCCTTGCTCCACTTGGTATTGAGTGGAACTGCACTCCCCCGAAGTTGTTTCTTACAGAGCAGGAACGTGATGCTATGTCTGCACGACTTAAAGAATGGGGCGTAACGGATGAGCATAGAATTATTACTATTGATGCTACTCACCATGATATTGGCAGAAAGTATCCTGCAGAAAACTATGCGAAAGTCATCAGCCTTTTAGCTGAAAAACATAAAGAATTACGATTTGTACTGCTGGCGGGTCCTGGAGAGGAAGGTATTTTTGATGAGGTTTTGAGTGCCTGCGAGACACCGGAAGCAGTGATAGTGCCTTCTCCGAGCTTACAATTGAGAGAGGTTGCTGCCTGTCAGGAACGCAGTATTCTGCATTTTGGAAACTGTTCTGCTCCACGCCATATGGCAGTAGCGGTAGGGACACCTACTTTTGTACCACTGGGATCAAGCAGTGATTCATGGCGTTTTCCGTCAGATGAACATGTAACTATCAAATCTGATATAGAATGTTGTCCTTGTGATAGCACAAGTTGCGCTATTGGATATAAGTGTCTGACAGAACTTGATCCAGAGTATGTTGCGACAAAAATCTTGGAACATATTAATTGTGTAAGTGTTTAG
- a CDS encoding Spy/CpxP family protein refolding chaperone, protein MKRLLIVCVAVLSVALCSSAFAKDCSYNKKTPEQRVERMTKMLDLTPEQQAKVKDIIIRRDAEMGPLFKSLSEATDKEEQREIKIDILEQHQRFREELNGVLTDAQAKKYQEVIHNHKQELKKRNQG, encoded by the coding sequence ATGAAAAGATTGTTGATAGTGTGTGTAGCAGTGTTATCTGTCGCGTTATGTTCTTCTGCTTTTGCTAAGGATTGTTCTTATAACAAAAAGACTCCGGAACAGCGTGTTGAACGTATGACAAAGATGCTGGACCTGACTCCGGAACAGCAGGCAAAAGTAAAAGATATCATTATACGGCGGGATGCTGAAATGGGGCCGCTTTTTAAGTCACTTTCTGAAGCAACTGACAAAGAAGAACAGCGGGAAATTAAGATAGATATCCTAGAGCAGCATCAGCGGTTTAGAGAAGAGCTTAATGGCGTTCTAACTGATGCGCAGGCAAAGAAGTATCAGGAAGTTATCCATAACCACAAACAAGAATTGAAAAAGCGGAATCAAGGTTAA